A single window of Haemorhous mexicanus isolate bHaeMex1 chromosome 28, bHaeMex1.pri, whole genome shotgun sequence DNA harbors:
- the CCDC43 gene encoding coiled-coil domain-containing protein 43 isoform X2 — MAAAQGHAAPGEAALREKERLCQGRRWRGAHTGHTEHTGPPAQPHRSRPGTAAPTPTALPPLPPAPQLCPAAAAVPSLCRPKMAAPGGAGAAPMAMAIPIPAPILLPEPPPFPAWLAARLDALGLDRAVYGAYIEGLLREEESDEERLEALRAVLAACLEEDLLNDVCREVVERWSVSQVVDSKEEKEDEVQAIASMMEKQARIVVKPKEVSQEEKQRKAALLAQYANVTDEEDGGDEQDGLTAAVNIGSEKCILCIPGDSGCLAGRQAASMEKTRITKVGEALSD, encoded by the exons atGGCGGCCGCGCAGGGACACGCCGCTCCTGGCGAAGCCGCTCTCCGGGAGAAggagaggctgtgccaggggcgCAGGTGGCGCGGGGCGCACACGGGGCACACCGAGCACACCGGGCCGCCCGCCCAGCCCCACCGCTCCCGTCCGGGCACGGCCGCACCAACCCCGACCGCGCTTCCTCCGCTCCCGCCTGCGCCACAACTTTGTCCCGCCGCGGCCGCCgtcccctccctctgcaggcccaagatggcggcgcccggcggggcgggcgcggccccGATGGCGATGGCGATCCCGATCCCGGcccccatcctgctcccagagccgCCGCCCTTCCCGGCATGGCTCGCAGCGCGGCTGGATGCGCTGGGGCTGGACCGCGCCGTGTACGGCGCCTACATCGAGGGGCTGCTGCGAGAGGAGGAAAGCGACGAGGAGCGGCTGGAGGCGCTGCGGGCCGTCCTGGCCGCCTGCCTG GAAGAAGATCTCTTGAATGATGTGtgcagggaggttgtggagAGGTGGTCTGTCTCCCAGGTCGTTGATTccaaagaggagaaagaag ATGAGGTCCAGGCCATTGCCAGCATGATGGAGAAGCAGGCCAGGATAGTGGTGAAGCCCAAggaggtgtcccaggaggagaagcagaggaAGGCTGCGCTCCTGGCCCAGTATGCCAACGTGACTGACGAGGAGGA TGGTGGGGATGAACAGGATGGATTGACGGCAGCTGTAAATATTGGATCAGAAAAATGTATCCTTTGCATTCCTGGTGACTCAGGCTGCttggcaggcaggcaggcagcctcCATG gaaaaaaccAGAATCACCAAGGTTGGAGAAGCTCTCTCAGactga